The window aacctcattctAATGTCCTTCAAGCTGCGGAGGGTTTTAGGAATAATGTGGTAGGTTGGAATAAGAatatctttggccatattatcagaagaaaaaataaaattttgagaAGAATGGAGGGCATCCAACGTTTGTTGGAGATTAGATTTGATCACAGTTTGGATGGGCTTTTGAGATCACTCCAAAATGAATtagaagctgtgcttagacaagAGGAATCactttggtttcaaaagtctAGGAAAGCTTGGATCAAAGATGGGGATCGCAACACcaggtattttcatctctctactGTGATTAGGAGGCAGAAGAATCGAATTGATGCCATCAAAGATCCTAATGGAGAGTGGATGTatgaggaggaggacattcgaTGCATGGCCCTTAGTTTCTATAGAGAGTTGTTCAAAGAAGACCCTGTGGACCTGAATAAAGCTCTATCTTGGACTACGTTTCCCAGTTTGGGAAATGATAAATTTCAGGAAGccttccatcctattgaccagaaagagatCGATCAGGCAATCTTCagtattggggctactaaagctcccGAAGTTGATGGCCTGCTAGCTGGCTTTtttcataaacactgggatactgtTAAAGAAGGTATTTACAGTTTTATTGAAGGAGTTTTTAGTGGTTCTGAGGATATTGGCTTGGTGAACAAAACTCTTCTGGTCCTAATCCCTAAGGTTGAGAAGCCTTCTTCTTTCCTTCAGATGAGGCCTATTAGCCTTTGTAATGTGTTGTATAAAACTATTACAAAATTGTGACTAATAGACTTGGGGTGTTCTCCCTGATattattagccaaaatcaaggcAGTTCGTTTCTGgaagacagatgatggataatatggttattgcccaagagatggttcATTCTATGAAAATCAAGAAAGGTAAGAAGGGTATTGTGGCTATCAAATTGGACCTGGAAAAAGCCTATGATCGTCTGAACTGGAGTTTTCTTATGGATAGTCTGAAGAGAGCTGGGATTCCAGATagttggagaagtttaattgaggtctgcatttcttctcctgtttttcaagATATGATTAATGGTGATATGTCTGAGGAATTTTCCCCTTCCCGAGGTATCCgccaaggggatcctatgagccccttttTATTTGTAATTGCTATGGAGAGACTGACTCACCTTATCCAAGATGCTGTCGGTAATGGGGTTTTTCACCCGGTGTCGATCAATAAATTCTGTCCTAAgattacccatttgttcttcgctgatgaTGTTATAATCTTTGTGGAAGGCAacgaggagcaaattggtgtgattATAGATATCCTCAACTGCTTTTGTTCTGCTTCTGGCCAAAAGCTGAATATCCAAAAATCCCGAATGTTGTGTTCAAAAAATATGAGCCAGGGAGTTTGTAAAAGGTTAAGTGATATTTCTGGCATTCCTCTGACTAGTTCTCTAgggaagtatctggggattcccctccatagtgatagagtctctaaagcttcttttaaagaAACATTGGACAAAACTAATAGTAGATGTGCCAGTTGGAAAGCTCAGACCCTTTCGCTTGCTGGTTGCCTTTCGCTTATTCAGTCAGTTAATTGTGCGATCCCTAACCACATTATGCAAGCTTGTCGGCTGTCTGAACCTGTGCgtaatgatcttgataaaattaatcgtcgtttcctgtggggggaaTCTGAGGagggaaaaaaaattcaccttGTTACTTGCAATGAGGTCTGTCAACCTAAAGATCAAGGAGGTCTGGGGATTAGAAAAGCCAGAGAGAACAATAAAGTGCTATTGATGAAACTTTTGTGGAGGATGTGGCAGCTTCCTTCTGCTCTTTGGGTTCAGCTGTTATGCGGAAAGTATAGAAAAGATAGGATCTTTGGGGGTCTTAAGGAGAGAGTTAgtaattgttcctttctttggaaaggtcTCAGTGTTGTGTTCACTGAATTCTGCTATGGGATCGGTAGGGATGTGGGCAATGGAAAGTCTATTAGCTTTTGGAATGATATCTGGGTTGGTGAGAAACCTTTTTTAGAGGTTTGCGCTTCCATTCCGCCTACTAATGTTTGTAATTGGAAAATTGCGGATGTGGTTGATTCTGagggtgattggatttggtcgaGGTTTGAGTCTTTTCTCGATCTGGATTTGCTGCTGAAGATTAGAGGGATCAAAATGAGTAATAAGGAGGAGGATAGAGATAGTCACCGTTGGTCTTTGACTAACAATAGGGTTTTTTCCTGTAAATCAGCGTATGAGGCTTATAATCAAAGCTTGGTGACTCCGCACCCTGAGCTGTGGAAAATTATTTGGGACCTGAaagtcccttaccgtattaggagcttctTATGGCTGGGGGCTAAAAATAGGTTTCTTACTAATACGGATAGGAGAAGGATGCATTTGGTGGATTCAGAAGTTTGTAGTAGATGCAGTGGTTTTGAAGAAACCATTTGTCATGCCCTTAGAGACTGTGCTAAGAGCAAAGAGGTGTGGAGAAAAGTTATCTCTGACCAGTTGTTGCCTGCATTCTTATCCCATTCGGATCTTGATTGGTTTGTTGATGGTGTTAGTGGAAAGCTGCTGGCTGATCTTGAGCATGGTGTTACCATTTTTGCTGTTGTttgtcaccagatttggaaatggagaaatgaggagatttttggaggtgGAATTGTAGTTATTCCCAATCTGTTTAATTTCTTCTCCAGAAAGATTTGGACTATTGTGGACAGCTTTAAAGTGGAGACTCTAGCTGGATCTATGGAGGGAGGTCTATCTCTTTGGCTGGAGTAGGCCTAGTGAAGGTTTGGTGAAATTAAACACGGACGGCTCTTGCCTGAAAGATGGTAAAATTTCTGCTGGAGGGGTGTTGAGAAATGCTGAAGGTGGCTGGGTTCATGGGTTTACTCAAAATTTGGGTAAGGGATCTTCCTTTTCGGTGGAGCTCTGGGGGATTTATTCTGGTCTCAGATTAGCTATTAACCTGGGTTTGAAAAAACTGATCGTTGAATCTGACAATATGGAAGCTATCAGAATGATCTCTGATATGAACACTACTTGTCTAAGTAGCAAGAATTTAATCAAAGGGATTAGAAGGTATTGTTCTTCTTTTGAGACCATCAGTTTCTGTCACATCTTCAGGGAGCAAAACAGGGTGGCGGACCGCCTTGCTGAAGAAGGCCACATTAGGATCTTGggagtttcttttttttttggtagaaaaggaaaagaaaaacgaataacaacaaactacccaggaattagcctagggaagctaaccccaatcctatcttctaagagaagatgagagatgaaactaggggaaacaggaagggtagtaacgcctaacgtcccttcatggcccgccgccgccaagcgatcagcaacacgattctgctctctaaaaatgtgtctgaactctacgaactcaaaggaggagcaaagccttataatagctttgatgaggttgcgattgttaagacccatagaatgattctcagaaatcattttgattgcttccaaattatcagactccacagagagcctcttaacacccagccttttagcaagattgattccagtaagaatagcccagagctccgcagaaaaggaagaacccaaccctaaattctgggagaacccagaaagccagacgccccctacatctctaagcacacctccagccgcaatcttaccgttactgaggcaggaaccatcagtattcagcttcacaaccccctctcttgacctgctccatcccacgagatggacatcacaacactgagaggctctggcaagggactctcctttgaaactatcgataatagagaaaagttttttcgagaagaaatcagctaagtttgtcataaaaacagttttatctccaaaaatctcctcgtttctccatttccaaacttggtgacagataatagcaaagaaaatgtcaccatgctccatgtatggaagcaactttcctctaacaccatcagagaaccagtcgacctcagaatgtgccatgaaggaagagaaaatatggtgtgggagaattttcctccaaacctctttactattagagcaatctctaagagcatgacaCAAAGTCTCaatatggcctctgcatctactgcaagctccagaatcagccaagtgccttctgtgcctatccgaattagtaagaagcctgtccttaaccaatacaaaaacgacacatgacacataaataaaattaattttcaactgaAGATGACAACAGTAACTATTTTATAcagtaaaaaaatcctaaaaactttttcTAGTGTTCTAATAGAGTGaaacttaattttatttgtgtgtcatgtgtcatttttgtattggttactgtcgttaattttccaacagagttaatttttcattcaatataggttggattttatctaatttgataggttaggggccaaatatgatcaaataataggtcaggggccaaatacaTAAATTTTGAATAGTTCAGGGACCAAAAAGTACTTTAAACCCATTATAAAATATTTGGTCGGAATTTTGTTGTGAGCACATgatacaataaaataaaataacctaATACTAACACATGTCATATATAAATTATGGTTGCATCCATTGCatgcacacatatatatatatatagtattatattggtttaatacatcatttgttcccttaacttatccaaaatggttgattagCCCCCTAAaatttcaaagtgtctcgacagcctcctgaacttgtataaaatgttcagttagcccctgaacttgcgtaaaatataatcaattaatcattcggttgtaaaataGTAAGTCAAATGCGAaagatatgttacacgtgctttaaaatgttattacatacttcacaaaagagattaaaacatgttaaaaaataatttcttacctattcaactataaaacattttcttctctaatattataatcgcatatCCCAACCTTGgtagttttacttttttaagatacgtgcaacatatcttccgcatttaacttacttctttttttttacaaccgagtgattaattgattatattttatgcaagttcggtgggctaactgaacattttatgcaagttcatgaagctatcaagacactttgaaagttcaggggccaatcaaCTATTTTTGACAAGGTCAAAtggcaaataatgtattaagcctattataTTAATGTTGTTAAACATGATCACAATCGTATGacggtattttataaaaaacaaaataaccataGCGAACACCATAAAGCTTATATAAATATACTACTACTGTTTCCACTTTCCCGTATGACTTTAATTTGATTTCTTTCACACTTTCACTGAGTTTCACTCACTTTCACATTTCCTCAACTCTCCACTTCTTCGTTATATTTCCTTCAACTTCTGAATCATTCCATTCATTTAGTTTTATCACTCTGAGAAAATGGATCAGGAAAACTCAAATTATAAAGTTTCCTTGACGAGTCCTCTGCTCGGTGACGGAGCCGAAAAGCCGGTGAGCGGTGGCTCAGCCACTGGCATTCTACTTTTTAGCTCTTCCATCGCTGTTTGTGGTTCCTATGCCTTTGGTGCCGCTGTAAGCAAGCTCATCttaattaattacaattaaaatatatacctctttattttaattaaagttCCAATGTTGTtaaaagattttttttgtttgtttttttatttatttatctaaagcTGGGATATTCGTCGCCTGCTGAAACTGGGATTATGGACGATCTTGGTCTTTCTATAAACCAGGTTAATGAtaataattttcaaatttaaagtAATTATAATCATTAATCAGTGAGATTTAATTGATTTGTTGCTgtgaatttaatgtaatttagtACTCGGTTTTTGGCTCAATTTTGGCGATTGGAGCAATGTTGGGGGCTGGAATTAGTGGAAAGATTTCTGATTTTTTTGGTAGAAGAAAGGTTTGTTTTTAATAATCATtctgagattttttttattaatgttcAAATTTTGCTTAGTGTTAATAATTATTctctataattaattatttatattaggcAATgggaatttcagaaataatcTGCATTATGGGTTGGCTTTCAATCACATTTACTAAGGTTAATTAAGTTAATTCCTTTCTTATtcaaattaaacttaatttcaaattaatttttactAATTACTTTGTTGACAGAGTGCTTGGTTACTTAACCTTGGAAGGCTTTTTACTGGATGTGGTGTTGGACTTCTTTCTTTTGCGGTAGTTTCTCAGGGCGAAAAACAGTACTGATGATTTATTTTTAGTCATATTAAGCTTTTATTAATGAGATGTTACGTCTAAATTTATAGATACCGGTGTACATAGCGAAAATAACACCCAAAAATCTTAGAGGAGGTTTTGCAGCTCTTCATCAGGTAAACTAATTAagctaaaattaattataattagaagTACTAAAATCAGAAGaaacaatttatttttattgtatgattttttttatcagttCGTCCTGTCAGTTGGTACGGCATTAACATACTTTATCGGAGCTGTTGTCTCTTGGCGTATTTTGGCTCTCGTaggtaatttaatttaattagtcCGATATTAAACaagataatatttatttatttttcttaattagaattacatatatatgtattaatTGTTTAATTTCATACATATAGGAATTATTCCTTGTGTAGCACAATTTTTAGGTCTATTCATCATTCCAGAATCTCCAAGATGGCTGGtaattaattacttaagttatttcataaaaaaaaatttaattaagttataatttataattaacttCTAATGTCACAATTAattcaatgaaaaaaaaaaaaattgttgcaGGCAAAAATTGGTCTACAGAATGAATCTGAAGCTGCTCTAAGACGACTTAGAGGTGAAAATGCCAATATTTCTGAGGAAGCAAATGAAATTAATGTAATATAATTTCCACCTTTATAttcattagaaaataaattatattcttaggaaaagtaaaaatatatatatatatatatatatatatatattttacagtCCAACATCATAAGTTATTTTAGTGTttcataatatttaataaattaattagttaCATGTTATAGTTAAAAGATGAATAATGTAACATGTAATTATATTCACTCTGTTaaactaaaataatataatactaTATATTAACATAATAACATCAAATAACTATACATTAatctttttttatcaatttttaataattagtttatcaaaataatatataatgatGTTTATTTGCCaggaatatataaaaaatcttTCGTTGGTTCGGGAGGGTAGAATTTTAGACTTATTTCAATGGACATATGCCCGGTCACTGACTGTAAGTCTTAATTGTcacatttattttagtttattttattttattgagagagaattgaattattttttcttaatttttcttaattataATGATTAATTTACCTAATCTTTGTTTATAATTGCAGGTGGGAATAGGGATAATGTTACTACAACAATTTGCAGGAACTAATGCTATTAATTTTTATGCCAGTTCTATTTTTAATGAAGCtggtaattaaatataataatattattattatattatctgAATCAGTCTACTCgaaatataattttctttttttttttttacaattgacAGGTTTTTCAGCTGACATTGGAGCTGTAGTAATGGCTGTTATTAAGGTGATTTCTCATATATCAATGGGaaatataagtatatagtaTAGTTTATAATTAATGTGATTTATAACAATTTAATTATACAGATTCCAATGACaatattgtgtgtttttttaatGGATAGAACTGGAAGAAAATCACTCCTTCTGGTAATTAAAAGTTACTCTTATAATGATGTATCAATAGATGTAAAAAACATTGAATtgtatcaattttttttgttaggtATCTGTATTGGGAACATGCTTAGGCTGCTTTCTTGTTGCCTTGTCATTCTCCTTACAGgtatatttatttctttttgggtaaaataataataaaaagaccTTCTGATTTATTCATTGGATTTGTGAATTGTGAATTCGGTTGTGAATTGTGAATTcggttatgtagtttaaaagtttacaaatatagATATAAAGACTAGTACCAATGTACCATCAAGAATggtcaatttttattttatttactccAACAAAGACCACAATGATGCTGATTTGGTTTcgattgagaaaaaaaaaagctccAATCAATCAAAGGTTGACTCTCTAGTGTGAGTTCGAAATTGCTTCATATTGAAAACATGGACACAATTTTAGTATTTCTTACGTTAGTAGTGCTGGAaataattattgttaattatCTCTTTACCTATTATCAGATACTAACGGATAACTAATGGGTTTGTTTAGAGTTATTTAATAACTAGTGTTTAtgtttatatgtattatatataatCAATTCTAGTTAAACTCTAACTCATGTACATGCCGTCTTAAACTTTTTGGGGTCCCTGTGCTAAATGTTTATCAAACCCTTAAATATCTAATAGAATTTTGTgttaagaaaatataaaaagaaatgaatGAATGATAAGATTATGAATTTTGAATGGTTGAATATCTAAATCATATATGCACTCAATACAGTGAAAGAGTGTAAATACatcttattatattatatatttttttcaatttacgCTAATACCTATATTTGACTAAGCACGTCTTAAAATTTGGGCCCTTTATGATTGTGAGCCCCTATGCGGGAGGCTTCCTTGCACACCCTCATCTACCCCCTACTCATGTAATCCATTGTATATAGAAGGCTCTTTGATCAATCTGTTTGAGGAAAATTCATTAAACACTTTATCTTTTATATCTATCTCCATTGTATATTCAACAAGTAGTACAATATACAGGTAAATCGCATCAATAGTCACTAAATATCGAGTCGGTTTTAAAAAGTAACTTTGTTCTATTTCAAtaaatttgttttaaaaaaaaaatcactcaaATATTAGCGTGGTTTTCACATTGGAAATAGATTTTAGACGTATAACATCCACATGATATACCATGTACGAGTATGCCACGTGACAATTTGTAGGAATTAAATAAGTACATATTAAACATAGTTTTTTTTACTACCAACTAACTGTAATATCATTCGTAAAAGTCAATCACTTTCAACTTGACTATCATATTACtgttttaagtttttttatttttgtttgtttaaattggtcgaaatgatttttttaaaataaaaatgaaagtcgagtgactttattaaaataaaataaagtaaatattcttttaatGAATGTTATTATTCCTCAAAATCAATTTCATGAATTGGTACTTATTGGCCAAAATTAATTAGGAGATGCAGCAGTGGAAAGACTATTTCACCCCTCTTTTTGTGTTCATTGGTATAACTGTAAGTCATtagtaatttaccctttttttcctttttttttaaaaaaaaaaaacatccttAAGAATAACTGATAATATTTGTGTTGATTTTGGTAAATAATGCAATTATCAGATATATAATGCATCATCAGGACTAGGACTTGCAGGAATTCCTTGGATTATCATGTCTGAGGTTtgtttaatttatcaaattaactcataaaattccaatatttatatatatttaaaagtttttataaaaatatatatttcagaTATTTCCTATAAATATGAAGGGTTCAGCTGGTAGTTTAGTATCTCTGATAAACTGGTTTAGTTCTTGGATCGTTGCctacattttcaatttcatgatGCAATGGAGCTGTTCtggtaatttatatttttttatttactttttttcttttttggcttaaagcactattttgcccttgatctatccaaaattttgtcatttggacCCTgacttattatttggtcacatttggtccTGATCTATTCCAAATTGGTgaactttcacccaatttgAATTCAAACTTAATTgaatcattatctcattgataagtagtAATATTTTGACATTTGAatttaatagattttagtttaggatttgtttttttttaatctaattaattattcccacataatatggaaaaaaaactttaagaaatatcacgtttcaagtttaaatgtcaaaatatcgttacttatcaatgagataacgatttCGTTAAGTATTCATACGAATTGGATGAAATTTACCAAATGGAATAGGTTAAGGGCCAAATGTGATCAAAATAATAGGTCAGAGGCCAAATGACATAATTTTGaaaagatcaggggccaaataatgctttaagcctaTTTTTTTTTCATGCAAATTATAAcaatttctttcttgttttagGAACATTTTATATATTCTTAGGAATATGTTGTGTAGGTGTTGTATTTATTGCAAAAGTAGTACCTGAAACTAAGGGAAAAACGCTTGAAGAAATACAGGCACTGATGACACAACCATTCACTCATATTGTCTGAatgaaaaaatttatttttacttgTCATAATATGTAATTGATGTCTAGTTGATTTATATGTAATCCTGAAAAGTGTAGTATTTTTTATAGAATAATGAAGGAAAAGGAAATGAagcttattttatttataattatctcAAAATACAACACGTTTATggtgtaacaccctggtccagtACCATACTTTGGGTCTCACTGCTTTAAAATGTTTATGTATGCATTGGATTTCCATCGTACTAATAAGTTCCGATCACTCTCTCCAatgtgagattcagttcattcctgctaTCATCGTCATCCTTTAGAACCGCtatagacctggcaattatcgtgtttcgtgtcaaaatcgtgttatctcatatttatgttccatatggttttatatgttataaatgctagaaaaatgattttcgtgaCAATCGTGTCGTGTCAGTTGGGTTGGCTTAGAGGTGAAAATGCCAACATTTCTGAGGAAGCAAATGAAATTAATGTAATATAATTTCCACCTTTatattattacaaaaaaaattattatttttttacagtCCAACATCATAAGTTATTTTAGTGTTTTcgtaatatttaataaattaattagttaCATGTTATATTTAAAAGGTGAATAATTTAGCATCTAACTAATTCATTCTGTTATACGTCATACTAAAGTAATATGTGTCAGATATTATCATAAGATAATATGATTGAGCCTTAACTACCGGTTTaagcttttaattcaattgattccataataatatatattaactttgaataactatatattaattttattaatatcaattttaataattaggttaccaaaataatatatagtgatatttatttgacaggaatatataaaaaatcttTCATTGGTTCGGGAGGGTAGAATTTTAGACTTATTTCAATGGACATACGCCGGTTCACTGACTGTAAGTCTTAATTGTCacttttatgttattttattttattttattgagagAGAATCacattaatttttcttaattattatgaTTAATTAACCTAATTAATCTTAGTGTTTATAATTGCAGGTGGGAATAGGGATAATGTTACTGCAACAATTTGCAGGAACTAATGCCATTAATTTTTATGCCACTTCTATTTTTTATGAAGCtggtaattaaata is drawn from Euphorbia lathyris chromosome 9, ddEupLath1.1, whole genome shotgun sequence and contains these coding sequences:
- the LOC136207291 gene encoding sugar transporter ERD6-like 5, with amino-acid sequence MDDLGLSINQYSVFGSILAIGAMLGAGISGKISDFFGRRKAMGISEIICIMGWLSITFTKSAWLLNLGRLFTGCGVGLLSFAIPVYIAKITPKNLRGGFAALHQFVLSVGTALTYFIGAVVSWRILALVGIIPCVAQFLGLFIIPESPRWLAKIGLQNESEAALRRLRGENANISEEANEINEYIKNLSLVREGRILDLFQWTYARSLTVGIGIMLLQQFAGTNAINFYASSIFNEAGFSADIGAVVMAVIKIPMTILCVFLMDRTGRKSLLLVSVLGTCLGCFLVALSFSLQDLPQWKDYFTPLLVFIGITIYNASSGLGLAGIPWIIMSEIFPINMKGSAGSLVSLINWFSSWIVAYIFNFMMQWSSAGTFYIFLGICCVGVVFIAKLVPETKGKTLEEIQALMTQPFTHIV